From the Lathyrus oleraceus cultivar Zhongwan6 chromosome 4, CAAS_Psat_ZW6_1.0, whole genome shotgun sequence genome, one window contains:
- the LOC127135710 gene encoding LYR motif-containing protein At3g19508 — protein sequence MEKAVRAYAEVLRLVRRLPKDSRGYYAKYARENFVNYREVDPSDSTTLHDLFQRTYTHSLWVLHKYSVDQSAADKLKEICRG from the exons ATGGAGAAGGCGGTGAGAGCATACGCAGAGGTTCTGAGACTTGTAAGGCGTTTACCAAAGGATTCAAGGGGTTATTATGCCAAATACGCACGCGAGAACTTCGTCAATTACCGTGAGGTCGATCCTTCTGATTCCACAACTCTCCATGATCTCTTTCAACGTACCTACACTCATTCCCTATGGGTCCTCCATAAG TATTCGGTTGATCAATCTGCCGCCGATAAGCTCAAGGAGATATGTCGCGGTTAG